The Streptomyces sp. CC0208 genome window below encodes:
- a CDS encoding YceI family protein produces the protein MANTDLTALTGDYTIDAAHSTIGFTVRHAMVTNVKGTFDDFSGSLHLDGGDPSASTASIDVKMDSIDTGSEDRDGHLKSADFFKTDEFPTMTFRSTKAEALGDEDYRITGDLTILGTTKPLTIDLEFNGAAKDPFGNERVGFEGKAEIKRSEWGLTWNAALETGGVLVSDKIKLNFDISAIKNA, from the coding sequence ATGGCGAACACCGACCTGACCGCACTGACCGGCGACTACACGATCGACGCCGCCCACTCCACGATCGGCTTCACCGTCCGTCACGCCATGGTCACCAACGTCAAGGGCACGTTCGACGACTTCAGCGGCTCGCTGCACCTGGACGGCGGCGACCCGTCCGCGTCGACGGCCTCCATCGACGTCAAGATGGACAGCATCGACACCGGGTCCGAGGACCGCGACGGGCACCTCAAGAGCGCGGACTTCTTCAAGACCGACGAGTTCCCGACGATGACCTTCCGCTCCACCAAGGCGGAGGCGCTGGGCGACGAGGACTACCGCATCACCGGCGACCTGACGATCCTCGGCACCACCAAGCCGCTCACCATCGACCTCGAGTTCAACGGCGCCGCGAAGGACCCCTTCGGCAACGAGCGCGTGGGCTTCGAGGGCAAGGCCGAGATCAAGCGCTCCGAGTGGGGCCTGACCTGGAACGCGGCCCTGGAGACGGGCGGTGTCCTGGTCTCCGACAAGATCAAGCTGAACTTCGACATCTCCGCGATCAAGAACGCGTGA
- a CDS encoding glycoside hydrolase family 3 N-terminal domain-containing protein translates to MRSVRRTALLASATLLAALLPFASARAADDLPPVPVDRFEGEVPFANPPAGGLFTWGSDTDDPPTLRLSSRVDAPEGDQVLSGTYDISGYGGFTHDFAFAEPAHDWSAHKGIRFWWDGQDNGKKIAFELKDGGANGEASELWTTSFTDDFTGWKQIEIPFTDFVYRTDYQPVGGIDHVLGLTAMWGYGLTLPVGAAGRFAMDGVELYGRADQSLRASVLTDSAVYPVKEGGTATVKVTVATTGSAPIDEPVTVAYETAGGSASASDYTPLKGEFTFPAGTASGTTRTVRVHTLKDKAASEAAETVPLKLTVTGAKAPAETPQVVIDAHGLPYLNSKLPVKKRVADLLSRMSLAEKTGQMTQAERGAVGAGADIAAEDLGSLLSGGGSTPTPNTPAAWAKMIDSFQLRAQATRFQIPLVYGVDAVHGHNNLVGATVMPHNIGIGATRDPRLAQRTGAVTAAEVRATGIPWDFAPCLCVTRDERWGRSYESFGEDPALVESMETVIQGLQGARDGRDLKEDDKVLATAKHFVGDGGTAYGSSTTGTYTIDQGVTTVTRKQLEAIHLAPYRTAVDRGVGTVMPSYSSLDIVGDGQGPVKMHARADMINGVLKGRLGFDGFVVSDWNGIDQIPGDYASDVRTSVNAGVDMVMAPYAYQDFHTALIQEVRAGRVSEQRIDDAVSRILTQKFRLGLFEKPYADTSGASRIGSAGHRAVAREAAAESQVLLKNSGGLLPLKKSQKVYVAGSDADDIGNQSGGWTVTWQGSSGDITPGTTILEAMHRNSARLTYSKDASAPTGGYDVGVVVVGETPYAEGVGDVGNGHDLELSAADKAAVDKVCAAMRCAVLIVSGRPQLIGDRLGDIDALVASWLPGTEGDGVADVLYGRRAFTGRLPVTWPRSEAQLPINVGDTTYDPQFPYGWGLTTLTKVPEGGAATLTALGAAAGAAERAGADDRGRALVEKARLIVQRKAGLRMTAAVAAPFADAEHLLLTGRYGEAVRKLTQAYRAA, encoded by the coding sequence ATGCGTTCCGTACGAAGAACCGCCCTGCTCGCCTCCGCCACCCTGCTGGCCGCCCTGCTGCCGTTCGCCTCCGCGCGCGCCGCCGACGATCTGCCCCCGGTCCCCGTGGACCGCTTCGAGGGTGAAGTCCCCTTCGCCAACCCGCCTGCGGGCGGCCTCTTCACCTGGGGCAGCGACACTGACGACCCGCCAACTCTCCGGCTCAGCAGCAGAGTTGACGCGCCGGAGGGAGACCAGGTCCTCTCCGGCACCTACGACATCAGCGGCTACGGCGGCTTCACTCACGACTTCGCCTTCGCCGAACCCGCCCACGACTGGTCCGCCCACAAGGGCATCCGCTTCTGGTGGGACGGCCAGGACAACGGCAAGAAAATCGCCTTCGAGCTCAAGGACGGCGGCGCCAACGGTGAGGCGTCCGAGCTGTGGACGACGTCCTTCACCGACGACTTCACCGGCTGGAAGCAGATCGAGATCCCCTTTACGGACTTCGTGTACCGGACCGACTACCAGCCCGTCGGCGGCATCGACCACGTCCTGGGGCTGACGGCGATGTGGGGCTACGGCCTCACGCTCCCCGTCGGCGCGGCGGGCCGATTCGCCATGGACGGCGTCGAGTTGTACGGCAGGGCCGACCAGTCGCTGCGCGCCTCGGTGCTCACCGATTCCGCCGTGTACCCGGTCAAGGAGGGCGGCACGGCCACCGTGAAGGTCACCGTCGCCACCACCGGCTCCGCCCCGATCGACGAGCCCGTGACCGTCGCCTACGAGACCGCCGGCGGCTCCGCCTCGGCCTCCGACTACACCCCCCTCAAGGGCGAGTTCACCTTCCCCGCAGGCACCGCCTCCGGCACCACACGGACCGTCCGGGTGCACACCCTCAAGGACAAGGCGGCCTCCGAGGCCGCTGAGACCGTCCCCCTCAAGCTCACCGTCACCGGCGCCAAGGCCCCCGCCGAGACCCCGCAGGTCGTCATCGACGCGCACGGGCTGCCGTATCTGAACAGCAAGCTCCCCGTGAAGAAGCGGGTCGCGGACCTCCTGTCCCGGATGAGCCTCGCGGAGAAGACCGGCCAGATGACCCAGGCCGAGCGCGGAGCCGTCGGGGCCGGCGCCGACATCGCCGCCGAGGACCTCGGTTCGTTGCTCTCCGGCGGCGGCTCCACCCCCACGCCCAACACCCCCGCGGCCTGGGCGAAGATGATCGACTCCTTCCAACTCCGGGCGCAGGCAACCCGGTTCCAGATCCCGCTCGTCTACGGCGTCGACGCCGTCCACGGCCACAACAACCTGGTCGGCGCCACGGTCATGCCGCACAACATCGGCATCGGGGCGACCCGCGATCCCCGACTCGCCCAGCGGACCGGGGCAGTGACCGCCGCCGAGGTCCGCGCCACCGGCATTCCCTGGGACTTCGCGCCCTGCCTCTGCGTCACCCGGGACGAACGCTGGGGCCGTTCCTACGAGTCCTTCGGCGAGGACCCGGCCCTCGTCGAGTCCATGGAGACGGTCATCCAGGGCCTCCAGGGCGCCCGCGACGGACGGGACCTGAAGGAAGACGACAAGGTCCTTGCCACCGCCAAGCACTTCGTCGGCGACGGCGGCACCGCCTACGGCTCCTCCACCACCGGCACCTACACCATCGACCAGGGCGTCACCACGGTCACCCGCAAGCAGCTGGAGGCGATCCACCTCGCCCCCTACCGGACGGCCGTGGACCGGGGCGTCGGCACGGTCATGCCGTCGTACTCCTCGCTCGACATCGTCGGGGACGGCCAGGGCCCGGTGAAGATGCACGCCCGCGCCGACATGATCAACGGCGTCCTGAAGGGCAGGCTCGGCTTCGACGGCTTCGTCGTCAGCGACTGGAACGGCATCGACCAGATCCCCGGCGACTACGCCTCCGACGTCCGGACCTCCGTCAACGCCGGCGTCGACATGGTCATGGCCCCCTACGCCTACCAGGACTTCCACACCGCGCTGATCCAGGAGGTGCGGGCAGGTCGGGTCAGCGAGCAGCGGATCGACGACGCTGTGTCCCGCATCCTCACCCAGAAGTTCAGGCTGGGGCTCTTCGAGAAGCCGTACGCCGACACGAGCGGCGCCTCGCGGATCGGTTCCGCCGGGCACCGGGCCGTGGCCCGCGAGGCGGCCGCCGAGTCGCAGGTGCTGCTGAAGAACAGCGGCGGGCTGCTGCCGCTCAAGAAGTCGCAGAAGGTGTACGTCGCCGGGTCCGACGCCGACGACATCGGCAACCAGAGCGGCGGCTGGACCGTCACCTGGCAGGGCTCCTCCGGCGACATCACCCCCGGCACGACGATCCTGGAGGCGATGCACAGGAACTCCGCGCGGCTGACGTACTCCAAGGACGCCTCCGCCCCGACCGGCGGCTACGACGTCGGTGTGGTCGTCGTCGGCGAGACCCCGTACGCCGAGGGTGTCGGAGACGTCGGAAACGGCCACGACCTGGAGCTGTCGGCGGCCGACAAAGCCGCCGTCGACAAGGTGTGCGCCGCCATGAGGTGCGCGGTGCTGATCGTCTCCGGGCGACCGCAGCTCATCGGCGACCGGCTCGGCGACATCGACGCCCTGGTCGCCTCCTGGCTGCCGGGCACCGAGGGCGACGGCGTCGCGGACGTCCTCTACGGCAGGCGTGCCTTCACCGGCCGACTGCCCGTCACCTGGCCCAGGTCCGAGGCCCAGCTGCCGATCAACGTGGGCGACACGACGTACGATCCGCAGTTCCCGTACGGCTGGGGCCTGACCACCCTCACCAAGGTCCCGGAGGGCGGGGCGGCCACGCTCACGGCGCTCGGGGCCGCGGCCGGGGCGGCCGAGCGGGCCGGTGCCGACGACCGGGGCCGCGCGCTCGTCGAGAAGGCCCGGCTGATCGTCCAGCGGAAGGCGGGCCTGCGCATGACGGCTGCCGTCGCGGCGCCCTTCGCCGACGCCGAGCACCTCCTTCTGACCGGACGCTACGGAGAGGCGGTGCGGAAGCTGACGCAGGCGTACCGGGCGGCCTGA
- a CDS encoding ATP-binding protein: protein MIWKLMWTGSVYSRIWRICSRITLADWGLTRRSDDVLLCVSELATNALLHGVPPGRCFQLALTLATDGVLRVEVHDSGSGEIHPACPSPDVERGRGLLLVEALADDWGIRERDPGKVVWCEFRACLPS from the coding sequence ATGATCTGGAAGCTCATGTGGACCGGTTCCGTGTACTCCAGGATCTGGCGGATCTGCTCCCGCATCACCCTCGCCGACTGGGGGCTGACCCGGCGGAGCGACGACGTGTTGCTCTGTGTCAGCGAACTCGCCACCAACGCCCTCCTGCACGGTGTTCCGCCGGGCCGCTGCTTCCAACTCGCACTGACCCTCGCCACCGACGGGGTCCTCCGCGTCGAGGTCCACGACAGCGGCTCCGGCGAGATCCACCCGGCGTGCCCGTCCCCGGACGTGGAACGCGGCCGCGGCCTCCTCCTCGTCGAGGCCCTGGCGGACGACTGGGGCATCCGTGAACGGGATCCGGGCAAAGTCGTCTGGTGTGAGTTCCGCGCCTGCCTGCCGTCTTGA
- a CDS encoding Scr1 family TA system antitoxin-like transcriptional regulator, producing the protein MREQIRQILEYTEPVHMSFQIMPMERTPHTCLDGPMVLLETPEYERLVYLEVQRASFLVEDRDEVSDYHLQYGMLRSQALSPDESVRLLNGLLGES; encoded by the coding sequence ATGCGGGAGCAGATCCGCCAGATCCTGGAGTACACGGAACCGGTCCACATGAGCTTCCAGATCATGCCGATGGAGCGGACGCCGCACACCTGCCTGGACGGGCCCATGGTGCTACTGGAAACGCCCGAGTACGAGCGGTTGGTCTACTTGGAGGTGCAGCGTGCGAGTTTCCTCGTAGAGGATCGAGACGAGGTCAGCGACTATCACCTCCAGTATGGAATGCTCCGGTCACAGGCCCTCTCGCCGGACGAGAGCGTGCGCCTCTTGAACGGACTTCTAGGAGAGTCATGA
- a CDS encoding DUF397 domain-containing protein, which yields MSTADNLTWFKSSYSGSQGGDCVEVAAQPSAVHVRDSKNTGLNFTVMSGTWAAFLGLARRGGHI from the coding sequence ATGAGCACCGCAGACAACCTGACGTGGTTCAAGTCCAGTTACAGCGGCAGCCAGGGCGGCGACTGCGTCGAGGTCGCCGCCCAGCCGTCCGCCGTCCACGTGCGCGACTCCAAGAACACCGGTCTGAACTTCACTGTCATGTCGGGCACTTGGGCCGCTTTCCTCGGGCTCGCTCGGCGGGGCGGTCACATCTAG
- the cimA gene encoding citramalate synthase: protein MTATSELDDQFHVFDTTLRDGAQREGINLTVADKLAIARHLDDFGVGFIEGGWPGANPRDTEFFARARQEIDFKHAQLVAFGATRRAGAKASEDPQVKALLDSGADVITLVAKSHDRHVELALRTTLDENLEMVRDTVSYLVSQDRRVFVDCEHFFDGYRANPEYAKAVVRTASEAGASVVILCDTNGGMLPAQIQAVVSTVLADTGARLGIHTQDDTGCAVANTLAAVDAGATHVQCTANGYGERVGNANLFPVVAALELKYGKKVLPDGKLREMTRISHAIAEVVNLTPSTHQPYVGVSAFAHKAGLHASAIKVDPDLYQHIDPEQVGNTMRMLVSDMAGRASIELKGKELGVDLGGDRELVGRVVERVKERELKGYTYEAADASFELLLRGEVEGRPLKYFSVESWRAIVEDRPDGTHANEATVKLFAKGERIVATAEGNGPVNALDRALRVALEKIYPQLAKLDLVDYKVRILEGVHGTQSTTRVLISTSDGTGEWSTVGVAENVIAASWQALEDAYTYGLLRAGVEPAE, encoded by the coding sequence ATGACCGCAACCAGCGAGCTCGACGATCAGTTCCACGTCTTCGACACCACCCTGCGCGACGGCGCCCAGCGGGAGGGCATCAACCTCACCGTCGCGGACAAGCTGGCCATCGCACGGCACCTGGACGACTTCGGCGTGGGCTTCATCGAGGGCGGCTGGCCCGGCGCGAACCCGCGGGACACCGAGTTCTTCGCCCGCGCCCGTCAGGAGATCGACTTCAAGCACGCCCAGCTGGTCGCCTTCGGCGCGACCCGCCGAGCGGGCGCCAAGGCCTCGGAGGACCCCCAGGTCAAGGCCCTCCTGGACTCCGGCGCCGACGTGATCACCCTGGTCGCCAAGTCGCACGACCGCCATGTCGAGCTCGCGCTGCGCACCACGCTGGACGAGAACCTGGAGATGGTCCGCGACACGGTGTCGTACCTGGTGTCGCAGGACCGCCGGGTCTTCGTCGACTGCGAGCACTTCTTCGACGGGTACCGCGCGAACCCGGAGTACGCGAAGGCCGTCGTACGGACCGCCTCCGAGGCCGGCGCCTCCGTCGTCATCCTCTGCGACACCAACGGCGGCATGCTCCCGGCGCAGATCCAGGCCGTGGTGTCCACCGTCCTCGCCGACACCGGCGCCCGCCTCGGCATCCACACCCAGGACGACACCGGCTGCGCGGTCGCCAACACCCTCGCCGCCGTGGACGCGGGCGCGACCCACGTCCAGTGCACGGCGAACGGCTACGGCGAGCGCGTCGGCAACGCGAACCTGTTCCCGGTCGTCGCGGCCCTGGAGCTGAAGTACGGCAAGAAGGTCCTCCCCGACGGCAAGCTCCGCGAGATGACCCGCATCTCCCACGCCATCGCCGAGGTCGTCAACCTCACCCCCTCCACCCACCAGCCCTACGTGGGCGTCTCGGCCTTCGCCCACAAGGCCGGCCTGCACGCCTCCGCGATCAAGGTCGACCCTGACCTCTACCAGCACATCGACCCCGAGCAGGTCGGCAACACCATGCGGATGCTGGTCTCCGACATGGCGGGCCGCGCCTCGATCGAGCTCAAGGGCAAGGAACTCGGCGTCGACCTCGGCGGCGACCGCGAGCTGGTCGGCCGGGTCGTCGAACGGGTCAAGGAGCGCGAGCTCAAGGGCTACACGTACGAGGCCGCCGACGCCTCCTTCGAGCTGCTGCTGCGCGGCGAGGTCGAGGGCAGGCCGCTGAAGTACTTCTCCGTCGAGTCCTGGCGCGCGATCGTCGAGGACCGCCCCGACGGCACCCACGCCAACGAGGCCACGGTCAAGCTCTTCGCCAAGGGCGAGCGCATCGTCGCCACGGCGGAGGGCAACGGCCCGGTCAACGCCCTCGACCGCGCCCTGCGCGTGGCCCTGGAGAAGATCTACCCCCAGCTCGCCAAGCTCGACCTCGTCGACTACAAGGTCCGCATCCTGGAGGGCGTCCACGGCACCCAGTCCACCACCCGCGTCCTGATCTCCACGTCGGACGGCACGGGCGAGTGGTCGACGGTGGGCGTCGCGGAGAACGTGATCGCGGCGTCCTGGCAGGCCCTGGAGGACGCGTACACGTACGGTCTGCTGCGGGCCGGGGTGGAGCCCGCGGAGTAG
- a CDS encoding PD40 domain-containing protein: MHRKKRLAAAILAALATAALTGPAASAAPRAPYTEPVSVTPEGKAGNGETRTAVISRDGRHIALASDAEDLDPNVPHGGMYLRDPHTGKLRFAGFGGLVAVLNDGRYVYAEYGAESSEVWIHDIATGQRVGFGIEVPEGFTGRPAEISVSPDGRYAVYTLQDSAEHTSVVFLRDRIKGTTERISHPRPTWEPRNAYQPTVSDDGRRIVYQYNYANGPRGDDWGDVWMYDRTTGEHTQIDRSYDGSGTEKESLNPSISGDGRTVVFESRDTHLVPGDTDASWNVFVHTLRTGTNQRIHGTQGGPGEVHTRNAAISADGRYLTFTSEVTEPGSRYGKEYPVYLRDLKKGTTTLVTPDTTGGTATADVLPGRIADGARRILFRSSDPTLIPAGDTNDGADAFVRHVR; this comes from the coding sequence ATGCACCGCAAGAAGCGCCTGGCGGCCGCGATCCTGGCGGCCCTCGCCACCGCGGCACTCACGGGACCCGCGGCGAGCGCCGCACCCAGGGCCCCGTACACCGAGCCGGTCAGCGTCACCCCGGAGGGGAAGGCGGGCAACGGCGAGACACGCACCGCGGTCATCAGCCGCGACGGCCGCCACATCGCCCTGGCCTCGGACGCCGAGGACCTGGACCCGAACGTGCCGCACGGCGGGATGTACCTGCGCGACCCGCACACCGGCAAGCTCCGCTTCGCGGGCTTCGGCGGACTGGTGGCGGTCCTGAACGACGGCCGGTACGTCTACGCCGAGTACGGCGCGGAGTCCTCGGAGGTGTGGATCCACGACATCGCGACGGGCCAGCGGGTCGGGTTCGGTATCGAGGTCCCCGAGGGCTTCACCGGGCGGCCCGCCGAGATCTCCGTCAGCCCCGACGGCCGCTACGCCGTCTACACCCTCCAGGACTCGGCCGAGCACACCAGCGTGGTCTTCCTGCGCGACCGCATCAAGGGCACCACCGAGCGGATCAGCCACCCCAGGCCGACCTGGGAGCCGCGCAACGCCTACCAGCCGACGGTCAGCGACGACGGGCGCCGGATCGTCTACCAGTACAACTACGCCAACGGCCCGCGCGGCGACGACTGGGGCGACGTCTGGATGTACGACCGGACGACCGGCGAGCACACCCAGATCGACCGCTCCTACGACGGCTCGGGGACCGAGAAGGAGTCGCTGAACCCGTCCATCAGCGGCGACGGCCGTACGGTCGTCTTCGAGTCCCGGGACACGCACCTGGTCCCCGGCGACACCGACGCGAGCTGGAACGTGTTCGTGCACACCCTTCGGACCGGCACCAACCAGCGCATCCACGGCACCCAGGGCGGCCCCGGCGAGGTCCATACCCGCAACGCGGCGATCAGCGCCGACGGCCGCTACCTCACCTTCACGTCGGAGGTGACCGAGCCCGGCAGCCGGTACGGCAAGGAGTACCCCGTCTACCTGCGGGACCTGAAGAAGGGCACCACCACCCTCGTCACCCCCGACACGACCGGCGGCACCGCGACGGCCGACGTCCTGCCGGGCCGGATCGCCGACGGCGCCCGCCGGATCCTCTTCCGGTCGTCCGACCCGACGCTGATCCCGGCCGGCGACACCAACGACGGCGCCGACGCGTTCGTACGACACGTCCGATGA
- a CDS encoding PD40 domain-containing protein, with product MSRAAVCLLGAALLVAFTGTHASAESTAPAGPHVDRVSTAADGSQADGPSGDAAISADGRTVAFVSRAPSFGCAQFAPCLLVKDVSGGGLTKIGLGSGYTYGSPAPSADGSRIAFSAGTRFLAPYLYDRATGRTEKLWPQDPPGSAELGRAESISPDGTHVAYTVGNRNGPENTRFLYVRDTATGTDELVSPAEEGQKAGASVSGDGNRVAYAVRADSDEDPVDVYVKDRTTGERTQVDTGLGVAYLVRITADGRRVLLDAESGLYVHDLRTGESKRVADGNPHAATADGRYAVVSGEDGTRVRDLRTGLRGAALPGPAQPGPDMLAAKGRSVVFSSTASHLVPGDTNAESDVFVFSGELRRNPAPMPSVTERVSTTRDGRQLSGASYDPVMGENKVVTFTSEGDVFVNAPGGVSQVNSVGQKPSSEGAPCYSGRMVGYVGPYAPDGGPGIHVRNRSVGKLTSLGSYQGVRFTWMGQPVVDPTCQWLTYAATLPAGDTDPDPQPRVYRFKFNGGDTDVVSASTGGAAGNPSINYGGRYIAFEQGGSVYVRDLDTGSLERVAAQAAAPSLAADGRKVAYQRGRDSYVRDLDTGTTTRVGGTQPSLSGDGTRVAYTTGRSVHLLELATGKRQLVSVDRWGGRNDLPAGHPSVNADGTVVAFESASPDLVEGDTNGVSDVFLRTVQ from the coding sequence ATGTCCAGAGCCGCCGTGTGCCTCTTAGGCGCGGCCCTGCTTGTCGCGTTCACCGGCACCCATGCCTCTGCCGAATCCACCGCACCTGCCGGACCGCACGTCGACCGTGTCAGCACCGCCGCCGACGGCAGCCAGGCCGACGGACCGTCGGGCGACGCCGCGATCAGCGCCGACGGCCGCACCGTCGCGTTTGTGTCCCGCGCCCCGAGCTTCGGCTGCGCGCAATTCGCGCCGTGCCTGCTGGTGAAGGACGTGTCCGGGGGCGGCCTCACGAAGATCGGCCTCGGTAGTGGCTACACCTACGGCTCACCGGCGCCGAGCGCCGACGGAAGCCGTATCGCCTTCTCGGCGGGCACCCGCTTCCTGGCCCCCTACCTGTACGACCGCGCCACCGGCCGTACGGAGAAGCTGTGGCCGCAGGACCCACCAGGCTCCGCAGAGTTGGGCCGGGCGGAGTCGATCAGCCCGGACGGCACGCACGTCGCGTACACCGTCGGCAACCGCAACGGCCCGGAGAACACCCGGTTCCTGTACGTCCGCGACACCGCCACCGGCACCGACGAACTGGTCTCGCCGGCCGAGGAGGGCCAGAAGGCCGGGGCCTCGGTGAGCGGCGACGGGAACCGGGTCGCCTACGCGGTCCGCGCCGACAGCGACGAGGATCCCGTCGACGTCTACGTCAAGGACCGGACGACAGGCGAGCGGACCCAGGTGGACACGGGACTCGGAGTCGCCTACCTGGTCCGCATCACCGCCGACGGCCGCCGCGTCCTGCTCGACGCCGAGAGCGGCCTGTACGTCCATGACCTGCGCACGGGAGAGTCGAAGCGCGTGGCCGACGGGAATCCCCACGCGGCCACCGCGGACGGCCGGTACGCGGTCGTCTCCGGCGAGGACGGCACGCGGGTGCGCGACCTGCGCACGGGGCTGCGCGGAGCCGCCCTCCCCGGGCCCGCCCAGCCGGGACCGGACATGCTGGCCGCCAAGGGGCGCTCCGTGGTGTTCAGTTCGACGGCCTCCCACCTCGTGCCGGGCGACACCAACGCGGAGTCCGACGTCTTCGTCTTCTCCGGCGAACTGCGCAGGAACCCGGCGCCGATGCCGTCCGTCACCGAGCGCGTCAGCACGACACGTGACGGCCGGCAGCTGTCCGGGGCGTCGTACGACCCGGTGATGGGGGAGAACAAGGTCGTCACCTTCACGTCGGAGGGCGATGTGTTCGTGAACGCCCCTGGCGGCGTCTCGCAGGTCAACTCCGTCGGCCAGAAGCCCTCGTCCGAGGGCGCCCCCTGCTACAGCGGACGCATGGTCGGCTACGTGGGCCCCTATGCCCCCGACGGCGGCCCGGGTATCCACGTCCGCAACCGCTCGGTCGGCAAGCTCACCAGCCTGGGCTCCTACCAGGGCGTCCGCTTCACCTGGATGGGACAGCCCGTGGTGGACCCCACCTGCCAGTGGCTCACCTACGCGGCGACCCTGCCCGCCGGCGACACCGACCCGGACCCGCAACCCCGCGTCTACCGCTTCAAGTTCAACGGCGGCGACACCGACGTGGTCAGCGCGTCCACGGGCGGAGCGGCGGGCAACCCGTCCATCAACTACGGCGGCCGGTACATCGCCTTCGAGCAGGGCGGCTCCGTGTACGTCCGTGACCTGGACACCGGGAGCCTGGAGAGGGTCGCGGCCCAGGCGGCGGCACCCTCGCTCGCCGCGGACGGCCGCAAGGTCGCCTACCAGCGCGGCCGCGACTCCTACGTCCGCGACCTCGACACCGGCACGACCACCCGGGTCGGTGGCACCCAGCCTTCGCTCTCGGGAGACGGCACCCGGGTCGCGTACACCACGGGCCGCTCCGTCCACCTGCTCGAACTCGCCACAGGAAAGCGACAGTTGGTCAGCGTCGACCGCTGGGGCGGCCGCAACGACCTGCCGGCCGGGCACCCCTCGGTCAACGCCGACGGCACAGTCGTCGCGTTCGAGTCGGCGTCACCCGATCTGGTGGAGGGGGACACCAACGGGGTGTCGGACGTGTTCCTGCGGACAGTGCAATGA
- a CDS encoding TetR/AcrR family transcriptional regulator — MSTPRRTPAPPRERILAAAMEMIAERGLEKLTMAALGREVGMSSGHLLYYFRSKDELLLQTLEWSEGRLGAERARLLTRTATARERLDAYVDLYVPDGHRDPHWTLWLEVWNRSQNADADARDRQAAIEGAWHRDLVALLAEGVSRGEFRAVDPDRFATRLRALLDGFSIHVAIGLRGTDRGTILGHVRQFLVDALLADA; from the coding sequence ATGAGCACCCCTCGCCGCACCCCCGCCCCGCCGCGTGAGCGGATCCTCGCCGCAGCCATGGAGATGATCGCCGAGCGCGGTCTGGAGAAGCTCACCATGGCGGCGCTCGGCCGCGAGGTCGGCATGAGCAGCGGACACCTCCTCTACTACTTCCGCTCCAAGGACGAACTGCTGCTCCAGACCCTGGAGTGGAGCGAGGGACGGCTCGGCGCCGAGCGCGCCCGGCTGCTCACCCGCACGGCGACCGCCCGCGAACGGCTCGACGCGTACGTCGACCTGTACGTCCCCGACGGGCACCGCGACCCCCACTGGACCCTCTGGCTGGAGGTCTGGAACCGCTCGCAGAACGCCGACGCCGACGCGCGTGACCGGCAGGCTGCCATCGAGGGTGCCTGGCACCGGGACCTGGTCGCCCTGCTCGCGGAGGGGGTCTCGCGGGGGGAGTTCCGGGCCGTGGACCCGGACCGCTTCGCGACCCGGCTGCGGGCCCTGCTCGACGGGTTCTCCATCCACGTGGCGATCGGGCTGCGCGGGACCGACCGGGGGACGATTCTCGGCCACGTACGGCAGTTCCTCGTCGACGCCCTCCTCGCGGACGCGTGA